A region from the Spiroplasma taiwanense CT-1 genome encodes:
- a CDS encoding MBL fold metallo-hydrolase, producing the protein MIQIFSCKKFKNTNSFLIYNEEGKGILIDTCYLSYTDILSFILEKNIKITDIFITHGHFDHFYGINEICENQNHPNVYISKDDLLFLFDPRKNTSLLYEEIDLYAAKPIKNLKVISNDIKTLINGYNINIYLKIGHTNGSLIFDFEELNCLFIGDLIYNEFDGLNLSQNDKIKEKEILRTMKWLFQSFSKKYSIFPGHHKYGFLIRNILEEENILKKYYIKLLEEENRNYLEI; encoded by the coding sequence TTGATACAAATCTTTTCATGCAAGAAATTTAAGAACACTAATTCTTTTCTTATTTATAATGAAGAGGGTAAAGGAATTTTAATTGACACTTGCTATCTTTCTTATACTGATATCTTAAGTTTTATTTTAGAAAAAAATATTAAGATAACAGATATTTTTATTACACATGGTCATTTTGACCATTTTTATGGTATTAATGAAATTTGTGAAAATCAAAATCACCCTAATGTTTATATTAGTAAAGATGATTTATTATTTTTATTTGATCCAAGAAAAAATACAAGTTTATTATATGAAGAAATTGATTTGTATGCTGCAAAACCAATTAAGAATTTAAAAGTTATTTCAAATGATATAAAAACTCTTATAAATGGTTATAACATTAATATTTATTTAAAAATTGGACATACTAATGGAAGTTTAATATTTGATTTTGAAGAATTAAATTGTTTATTTATTGGAGATTTAATTTATAATGAATTTGATGGACTTAATCTTAGCCAAAACGATAAGATAAAGGAAAAAGAAATTTTAAGAACAATGAAATGATTATTTCAGTCATTTTCAAAAAAATATTCAATATTTCCAGGTCATCATAAATATGGATTTTTAATAAGAAATATTTTAGAAGAAGAAAATATATTAAAAAAATATTATATAAAACTATTAGAAGAAGAAAATAGAAATTATCTTGAAATATAA
- a CDS encoding UPF0236 family transposase-like protein: protein MLFNRKEEYKYLLNKRKEEIETRDMELLENRDKKRYILVKVKSRTITTEFENLTFDRHIYKHYINKKWKYTALIDEELKLKKWSKLDSNLIELIKEQLGTGKRYRDIIDMFPEAQLSPMTISRIFKSIENQDKRNKVERKVNLVDKQRVYIFVDDAFVNVDRFKNKYKWRKLKRNKDTQIRVISFCTGFDIKTIHKKRRKLKDKRTTFFMGKDEKLTTEELAIRIYELGCNF, encoded by the coding sequence ATGTTATTTAATCGTAAGGAAGAATATAAATATTTATTAAACAAAAGAAAGGAAGAAATAGAGACTAGAGACATGGAACTTCTTGAAAATAGAGACAAAAAAAGATACATTCTCGTTAAAGTCAAATCCAGAACAATTACGACAGAGTTTGAAAATTTAACATTCGATAGACATATCTATAAACATTATATAAATAAAAAATGAAAATATACAGCACTAATTGATGAAGAATTAAAATTAAAGAAATGATCTAAACTGGATTCAAATTTAATTGAATTAATCAAAGAACAATTAGGTACTGGTAAACGTTATAGAGATATTATTGACATGTTTCCTGAAGCTCAATTATCACCAATGACTATTTCAAGAATCTTTAAATCTATAGAAAATCAAGATAAAAGAAATAAAGTTGAGAGGAAAGTTAATTTAGTTGATAAACAAAGAGTATATATTTTTGTTGATGATGCATTTGTTAATGTTGATAGATTTAAAAATAAATATAAATGAAGAAAATTAAAAAGAAATAAGGATACTCAAATAAGAGTAATTTCTTTTTGCACAGGTTTTGATATTAAAACAATTCATAAAAAGCGTAGAAAATTAAAAGATAAAAGAACTACATTTTTTATGGGAAAAGATGAAAAGTTAACAACTGAAGAACTAGCTATAAGAATTTATGAATTAGGATGCAATTTCTAG
- the plsY gene encoding glycerol-3-phosphate 1-O-acyltransferase PlsY — MYLGTVLASIIGYFIGSFSFSITIVKFKANKDVREFGSKNAGATNASRIIGKSWGVAIMLLDLTKILFTAVVAMLINLIPSDLFNQTSFIIPGIIALIGHCWPIYYKFKGGKAVSCFFGVLLISNLIIFALFFILFMILLFTTRKVSIASLSSAIIATALIWVPQISGGNQFIFSGYDFFYQVYENNFYAVWFNKFHDLSVDNKFYDSFITIDIVVTLALFLLLFRHRENIIRIFKGTEPAFLKSKKEKKKSEILKTNKEDIKMIN; from the coding sequence ATGTATTTAGGTACTGTTTTAGCCTCTATTATTGGTTATTTTATAGGAAGTTTTAGTTTCTCAATTACAATTGTCAAATTTAAAGCTAACAAAGATGTTAGAGAATTTGGAAGTAAAAATGCAGGAGCAACAAATGCAAGTAGAATAATTGGTAAAAGTTGGGGTGTTGCAATTATGTTGTTGGATTTAACAAAAATCTTATTTACAGCAGTTGTTGCAATGTTAATTAATTTAATTCCCTCTGATTTATTTAATCAAACAAGCTTTATTATTCCAGGAATAATTGCATTAATTGGTCACTGTTGACCAATATATTACAAATTTAAAGGTGGAAAAGCTGTTAGTTGTTTTTTTGGTGTTTTACTTATTAGTAATCTTATTATATTTGCACTATTTTTTATTTTATTTATGATTTTACTTTTTACAACAAGAAAAGTAAGTATTGCCTCACTTTCAAGTGCTATTATTGCAACAGCTTTAATATGAGTACCTCAAATTTCAGGAGGTAATCAATTTATTTTTAGTGGTTATGACTTTTTTTATCAAGTATATGAAAATAATTTTTATGCAGTTTGATTTAACAAATTTCATGATTTAAGTGTAGACAATAAATTTTATGATAGCTTTATAACAATTGATATTGTTGTTACATTAGCTTTATTTCTGTTACTTTTTAGACACAGAGAAAATATAATAAGAATATTTAAGGGCACTGAACCTGCCTTTTTAAAATCAAAAAAAGAAAAAAAGAAATCAGAAATTTTAAAAACAAATAAAGAAGATATAAAAATGATCAATTAA